The following coding sequences are from one Novosphingobium sp. Gsoil 351 window:
- a CDS encoding MFS transporter: protein MSRRWLLVGALLLAYAVSFLDRQIVNLLVADIKADLALSDAQIGLLQGPAFGVFYALLGLPLGWLADKVHRLRLIAAGMVLWTTMTVLGGFAESFALLFVSRVGVGIGEAALVPAAVSLLADSFAPRDRALPLALFTSGVSLGAGLALAAGGALIGWVETGGATVLAERQPWQAVLILAGMAGLPLAGFLPFLGEPERREPAAAAAGGLGRHLRAHSGLFAALLAGSAPLYVFSNALAAWLPSLFQRGFGWTAGFSGTRLGLLILVSALAGNLLSGLAGRWRERAGRRDGALQVMAVGAVTLVPLAALTPLAASATLAQAGTALSYFAIALCFGVATTAFAAVTPAELRGRMTALYLMIGNLVGLGLGPPAVGLILDRGVGDPTPVGVALALVGAATVLPGAMLLLCALRWHRQVAELIEE, encoded by the coding sequence ATGAGCCGCCGCTGGCTGCTCGTTGGGGCACTGCTGCTCGCCTACGCGGTGTCGTTTCTGGACCGCCAGATCGTCAATCTGCTGGTCGCCGACATAAAGGCCGACCTGGCTCTGAGCGACGCCCAGATCGGCCTGCTTCAGGGACCTGCCTTCGGAGTCTTCTACGCCCTGCTTGGGCTCCCGCTTGGATGGCTGGCGGACAAGGTGCATCGCCTGCGCCTGATCGCGGCCGGGATGGTGTTGTGGACGACCATGACCGTGCTCGGCGGTTTCGCCGAAAGCTTTGCGCTGCTGTTCGTTTCGCGGGTCGGGGTCGGGATCGGCGAAGCCGCGCTGGTGCCCGCGGCGGTCTCGCTGCTCGCCGACAGCTTCGCGCCGCGCGACCGGGCGCTGCCCCTGGCGCTGTTCACCTCGGGCGTCTCGCTTGGCGCGGGGCTGGCGCTGGCAGCGGGGGGCGCGCTGATCGGGTGGGTCGAAACAGGGGGCGCAACCGTTCTGGCGGAGCGTCAGCCGTGGCAGGCGGTGCTGATCCTGGCCGGGATGGCCGGCCTGCCGCTGGCCGGCTTCCTGCCGTTCCTTGGCGAGCCAGAACGGCGCGAGCCTGCCGCCGCCGCGGCCGGCGGGCTAGGCAGGCACCTTCGCGCGCATTCCGGCCTGTTTGCTGCGCTGCTGGCCGGGTCGGCGCCGCTCTATGTGTTCAGCAACGCCTTGGCGGCGTGGCTGCCCTCGCTGTTTCAGCGCGGTTTCGGGTGGACCGCAGGGTTCAGCGGGACGCGCTTGGGGCTGTTGATCCTGGTGAGCGCGCTGGCCGGTAACCTGCTGAGCGGATTGGCCGGGCGCTGGCGCGAGCGGGCGGGCCGCCGCGACGGGGCGTTGCAAGTAATGGCGGTGGGCGCGGTGACTCTGGTTCCACTGGCGGCGCTGACCCCGCTCGCAGCCTCGGCGACGCTGGCGCAGGCCGGAACCGCGCTCAGCTATTTCGCGATCGCGCTGTGTTTCGGCGTGGCAACGACGGCCTTCGCCGCGGTTACCCCGGCGGAGCTGCGAGGACGGATGACCGCGCTGTATCTGATGATCGGCAACCTCGTCGGCCTCGGTCTTGGTCCGCCGGCGGTCGGCCTCATCCTCGATCGCGGGGTGGGCGACCCGACCCCCGTCGGCGTCGCGCTGGCGCTGGTCGGGGCGGCGACGGTGCTGCCGGGCGCGATGCTCTTGTTGTGCGCGCTGCGCTGGCATCGCCAGGTGGCCGAGCTAATCGAGGAATGA
- a CDS encoding SUMF1/EgtB/PvdO family nonheme iron enzyme, with amino-acid sequence MGLKKFAAALTVVGSALSLSACATPRASVSSAAVPAMIRVPAGHFVAGSEPAETDAVHYPAENARREQPARAVAIERGFAIGRTEVTRGQFARFAAETGWKPDGPCSFLPDGIGGRWTADAAHDWRHPGFAQTDDHPVVCVNLADATAYAAWLSRRTGRSFRLPSNTEWEYAARAGIRAAAPWEASAANPCAFGNLSDRSRAFAHNRGAIDPALYFACDAGFVGTAPVASFQPNAWGLHDVLGNVWEWTLDCLNADQSGAPQTSAPRTTGDCRSHIDRGSSWVNSPKYVRFAAQHPDLVEARTSVLGFRLVEDLP; translated from the coding sequence ATGGGACTGAAAAAGTTCGCAGCCGCTCTGACCGTGGTGGGATCGGCGTTGAGCCTGAGCGCCTGTGCGACACCCCGGGCGAGCGTGTCGAGCGCGGCAGTACCCGCGATGATCCGCGTTCCCGCCGGGCACTTCGTCGCGGGAAGCGAGCCGGCCGAAACCGACGCCGTGCACTATCCGGCCGAAAACGCTCGCCGCGAACAGCCCGCCCGCGCGGTTGCGATCGAGCGAGGCTTCGCGATCGGGCGTACTGAAGTCACGCGCGGCCAATTTGCGCGGTTCGCTGCTGAAACCGGGTGGAAGCCCGACGGCCCGTGCAGCTTCCTGCCCGACGGCATCGGCGGCAGATGGACCGCCGATGCCGCGCACGACTGGCGGCACCCCGGCTTCGCCCAGACGGACGACCACCCGGTGGTCTGCGTCAATCTGGCCGATGCGACCGCCTATGCCGCATGGCTGAGTCGCCGCACAGGGCGGAGTTTCCGGCTCCCTTCCAACACCGAGTGGGAATACGCGGCCCGCGCCGGAATCCGGGCCGCGGCTCCGTGGGAAGCGAGCGCCGCAAATCCGTGCGCCTTCGGGAACTTGTCCGACCGCAGCCGGGCCTTCGCCCACAACCGCGGCGCGATCGACCCGGCGCTGTACTTCGCCTGCGACGCCGGCTTCGTTGGAACCGCGCCGGTGGCCTCGTTTCAGCCCAACGCCTGGGGTCTGCACGACGTGCTCGGCAACGTCTGGGAATGGACGCTCGACTGCCTGAATGCCGATCAGTCCGGCGCGCCGCAAACATCCGCGCCGCGCACTACCGGCGATTGCCGGTCGCACATCGATCGCGGCTCGTCGTGGGTAAATTCGCCGAAGTATGTGCGGTTTGCCGCGCAGCATCCCGATCTGGTCGAGGCGCGGACTTCGGTGCTCGGGTTCAGGCTGGTCGAGGACCTGCCATAA
- a CDS encoding isochorismatase family protein produces MSELEADYAAAGFDGRLDFGKRPALLMVDVCNAYLDPASPLYAGVESALASNLRLLAAARAANVPAVFTRVAYSAGGLDGGLFYRKVPALAAYLDGNPLGDFPAGFGPERGEVVITKQYPSAFFGTALAAMLTAMGIDCLLITGFSTSGCVRASALDALQHGFAPFVVRDACGDRAEGPHEANLFDLQAKYAEVISEERACELMAGPRPA; encoded by the coding sequence ATGAGCGAACTCGAAGCGGACTACGCCGCCGCGGGGTTCGACGGGCGGCTCGACTTCGGCAAGCGGCCTGCGCTGCTGATGGTCGATGTCTGCAACGCTTACCTCGATCCCGCCTCGCCGCTCTACGCCGGGGTTGAAAGCGCGCTCGCCAGCAACCTTCGGCTGCTGGCGGCGGCGCGCGCGGCCAACGTGCCCGCCGTCTTCACCCGCGTCGCCTACAGCGCAGGCGGACTCGACGGCGGGCTTTTCTACCGCAAGGTTCCCGCGCTCGCCGCCTATCTCGACGGCAATCCTCTCGGCGATTTTCCCGCCGGGTTCGGGCCAGAACGCGGCGAAGTCGTCATCACCAAGCAGTATCCTTCCGCATTCTTCGGCACCGCGCTTGCCGCGATGCTCACCGCGATGGGGATCGACTGCCTGCTGATCACCGGATTCTCAACCAGCGGCTGCGTCCGCGCCAGTGCGCTCGATGCGCTTCAGCACGGTTTCGCACCGTTCGTCGTTCGCGACGCCTGCGGCGACCGTGCCGAAGGTCCGCACGAGGCCAACCTGTTCGATCTTCAGGCCAAGTATGCCGAAGTGATCAGCGAGGAGCGCGCCTGCGAGCTTATGGCAGGTCCTCGACCAGCCTGA
- a CDS encoding hydantoinase B/oxoprolinase family protein, with product MPATIIQANTTPFAQVAIDPVTLDIIENALRNARVEMDTTLVRTAMSPGIREQGDAFPLIADHKGRMIVGQFGSYIGPFLDGYAGTVEDGDMIFLSDPYSVQGAISHSNDWLVLLPVFKDGRLIAYTSMFGHQSDIGGKVAGSMPIDATSIFQEGVRIPPVKIWKQGVYNEDLIALVMHQTRTPEWCRADLNALIAACRVASRRVIEMAERFGDDVFVSACENLLARNHRAMKSLIEQAIGEEPVSFEDYICDDGLGFGPYKIKCTMWRENGRVVLDFAGTDPQSRGSINFLLNENMMRMFFGIYMIMVFDPQILFNDGYYDLIDVRIPEGSLLKPKFPAALSGRTHALGRLFDILAGLLGQKTPEFLCAAGFSSSPHLFYSGAKPDGEWFQLFQIGFGGIPGRPMGDGPDGHSLWPNFTNVPNEFLERYFPLRIERYETVPDSGGAGLHRGGNGILMTYRFLEDGEIAIHDDRWFVPPWGVNGGEPGARATKILRKADGSQEIVGNKQEDIVVSAGDELDFITWGGAGWGDPLERDPALVAKEVVQGLVSVKGARAYGVVLQDGAVDAAATAQLRDDLRAGRQGDLPTFSYGPSIDDLRRNSLAETGLPAPKPPVWKGRAAPQPAPELAEAAE from the coding sequence ATGCCAGCCACGATCATCCAAGCCAACACCACCCCCTTCGCCCAGGTCGCGATCGACCCGGTCACGCTCGACATCATCGAGAACGCGCTGCGCAACGCGCGCGTCGAGATGGACACCACGTTGGTGCGCACCGCGATGTCGCCCGGCATCCGCGAGCAGGGTGACGCTTTCCCGCTGATCGCCGACCACAAGGGACGGATGATCGTCGGCCAGTTCGGCAGCTACATCGGCCCGTTCCTCGACGGCTATGCGGGGACGGTCGAGGACGGCGACATGATCTTCCTGTCCGATCCCTACTCGGTCCAGGGCGCGATCAGCCACTCCAACGACTGGCTGGTGCTGCTGCCAGTGTTCAAGGACGGGCGCCTGATCGCCTACACGTCCATGTTCGGGCACCAGTCGGATATCGGCGGCAAGGTCGCCGGCTCGATGCCGATCGATGCGACCAGCATCTTCCAGGAAGGCGTCCGCATACCTCCGGTCAAGATCTGGAAGCAGGGCGTCTACAACGAGGACCTGATCGCGCTGGTCATGCACCAGACCCGCACCCCCGAATGGTGCCGCGCCGATCTCAACGCGCTGATCGCCGCCTGCCGCGTCGCCTCGCGCCGGGTGATCGAGATGGCCGAGCGGTTCGGCGACGACGTGTTTGTCTCGGCCTGCGAAAACCTGCTGGCACGCAACCACCGCGCGATGAAGAGCCTGATCGAACAGGCGATCGGCGAGGAGCCGGTCAGCTTCGAGGACTACATCTGCGACGACGGGCTCGGCTTCGGTCCCTACAAGATCAAGTGCACGATGTGGCGCGAGAACGGCCGTGTCGTTCTCGACTTCGCCGGCACCGACCCGCAGAGCCGCGGCAGCATCAACTTCCTGCTCAACGAGAACATGATGCGGATGTTCTTCGGCATCTACATGATCATGGTGTTCGATCCGCAGATCCTGTTCAACGACGGCTATTACGACCTGATCGACGTCCGCATCCCTGAAGGATCGCTGCTCAAGCCGAAGTTCCCCGCCGCGCTCTCGGGCCGGACGCATGCGCTGGGCCGCCTGTTCGACATCCTCGCCGGGCTGCTCGGCCAGAAGACACCCGAATTCCTCTGCGCCGCCGGGTTCAGTTCCAGCCCGCACTTGTTCTATTCGGGCGCCAAGCCGGACGGCGAATGGTTTCAGCTGTTCCAGATCGGCTTCGGCGGTATCCCGGGCCGCCCGATGGGCGACGGGCCCGACGGGCATAGCCTGTGGCCCAACTTCACCAACGTCCCCAACGAGTTCCTCGAACGCTACTTCCCGCTGCGGATCGAGCGTTACGAAACCGTGCCCGACAGCGGCGGCGCCGGGCTGCACCGCGGTGGCAACGGCATATTGATGACCTACCGGTTCCTCGAGGACGGGGAAATCGCGATCCACGACGACCGCTGGTTCGTGCCGCCGTGGGGGGTCAACGGCGGCGAACCTGGCGCACGGGCGACCAAGATCCTGCGCAAAGCCGATGGCAGCCAAGAGATCGTCGGCAACAAGCAGGAAGACATCGTCGTCTCGGCCGGCGACGAACTCGACTTCATCACCTGGGGCGGCGCCGGCTGGGGCGATCCGTTGGAACGCGATCCGGCGCTGGTCGCCAAGGAGGTGGTCCAGGGACTGGTGAGCGTGAAAGGCGCGCGCGCCTATGGCGTGGTACTGCAGGACGGCGCGGTCGATGCAGCAGCAACCGCGCAACTGAGAGATGACTTGCGCGCCGGACGCCAGGGCGATCTGCCCACGTTCAGCTACGGCCCATCGATCGATGACTTGCGCAGGAATTCGCTCGCCGAAACCGGCCTGCCCGCGCCCAAGCCGCCGGTGTGGAAGGGCCGCGCTGCGCCGCAACCCGCCCCGGAACTGGCCGAAGCCGCCGAATGA
- a CDS encoding hydantoinase/oxoprolinase family protein has product MGYRLGVDVGGTFTDLLLFDDDSGSSWRTKTPSTPHDSSEGILNGVEEVCKIAGVTPGEIEVFLHGTTVATNAVLEGKGARVGLVTTQGYRQIMQIARSFVPGGLAGWIVWPKPEPLAKLEDTVEIKGRMDAFGLEVRPIDDDDIRAALVRLKGQGIEALTVSLMNAYLNGAHELRVAELAAEILPNIPVSLSHVVLPEMQEYERTLTTVANAAVRPVVGRYVRSLRDKLEKVEMNGRLSLLRSDGGLMSSQKSEEHPVALLMSGPAGGVTGALWVAKNAGLKNILTLDVGGTSTDVALIEHGEPRRVRTTEVGHLSVRASSLDVKTVGAGGGSIAYVPELTGALRVGPQSAGAVPGPVAYGKGGTEPTVTDANVVLGYLPENLLGGTFKLDREGAKKAVQTIADKLGIELMAAARGIIDIVNENMFGALRMISVQQGYDPRDFALMGFGGAGPLHVNAVARLMGSYPAVSPVSPGVLCALGDATTRMRTETARSLSKRRSATSTAEVAGLLREMDAQVRAELIGDGIPPSEIETSFEVDLRYSGQAFEVPMTIDLADLESGGLQHLADRFDEEHRRLFTFNMDAEHELVNLRAVALGRALDLPSHELPKGDGSAAAAKLRDHEVWMDGAVQAAAVYDRALLRQGDVIPGPAVVTEMDSTTLIETRHIGTVDAFGNIMITPV; this is encoded by the coding sequence ATGGGTTATCGGCTGGGGGTAGATGTCGGCGGAACGTTCACCGACTTGTTGCTGTTCGACGACGACAGCGGCAGTTCCTGGCGGACCAAGACGCCGTCGACCCCGCATGACAGTTCGGAAGGGATCCTCAACGGGGTAGAAGAAGTCTGCAAGATCGCCGGGGTCACTCCGGGCGAGATCGAGGTGTTCCTTCACGGCACCACCGTGGCGACCAATGCGGTGCTCGAGGGCAAGGGCGCGCGGGTCGGGTTGGTGACCACGCAAGGCTATCGCCAGATCATGCAGATCGCGCGCAGCTTCGTGCCCGGCGGGCTGGCGGGATGGATCGTCTGGCCCAAGCCCGAGCCGTTGGCCAAGCTGGAGGACACGGTCGAGATCAAGGGCCGGATGGACGCGTTCGGCCTCGAAGTCCGCCCGATCGACGACGACGACATCCGCGCCGCGCTGGTGCGGCTCAAGGGCCAGGGGATCGAGGCGCTGACGGTCAGCCTGATGAACGCCTACCTCAACGGCGCGCACGAGTTGCGTGTCGCCGAGTTGGCCGCCGAGATCCTGCCCAACATTCCAGTCTCGCTCAGCCACGTCGTCCTGCCCGAGATGCAGGAATACGAGCGCACTTTGACCACCGTCGCCAACGCCGCGGTGCGTCCGGTGGTCGGGCGTTATGTCCGCTCGCTCCGCGACAAGCTCGAGAAGGTCGAGATGAATGGGAGGCTGTCGCTGTTGCGCTCCGATGGCGGGCTGATGAGCTCGCAGAAGAGCGAGGAGCATCCGGTCGCGCTGCTGATGTCGGGTCCCGCAGGGGGCGTGACTGGCGCGCTGTGGGTGGCCAAGAACGCCGGGCTCAAGAACATCCTGACGCTCGATGTCGGAGGCACTTCGACCGACGTCGCGCTGATCGAGCATGGCGAGCCGCGGCGGGTGCGGACCACCGAAGTCGGGCACCTCTCGGTCCGCGCCTCGTCATTGGACGTCAAGACCGTTGGCGCGGGCGGCGGGTCAATCGCCTACGTGCCCGAGCTGACTGGCGCCTTGCGGGTAGGGCCGCAATCAGCGGGCGCGGTGCCCGGGCCGGTCGCCTACGGCAAGGGCGGGACCGAACCGACCGTGACCGACGCCAACGTGGTGCTGGGTTACTTGCCCGAGAACCTGCTGGGCGGAACCTTCAAGCTCGATCGCGAGGGCGCCAAGAAGGCGGTCCAGACGATCGCCGACAAGCTAGGGATCGAGCTGATGGCCGCCGCGCGCGGGATCATCGACATCGTCAACGAGAACATGTTCGGCGCGCTGCGGATGATCAGCGTTCAACAGGGCTACGACCCACGCGATTTCGCGCTGATGGGCTTCGGCGGCGCGGGTCCGCTCCACGTCAACGCGGTGGCGCGGCTGATGGGCAGTTATCCCGCGGTCTCGCCGGTTTCGCCCGGGGTGCTGTGCGCGCTGGGAGATGCGACCACCCGGATGCGCACCGAGACCGCGCGGTCCCTGTCGAAGCGCCGCTCGGCCACCAGCACCGCCGAGGTCGCCGGGCTGCTGCGAGAGATGGACGCGCAAGTCCGCGCCGAGCTGATCGGCGACGGCATTCCGCCAAGCGAGATCGAGACCAGCTTCGAGGTCGACTTGCGTTATTCCGGGCAGGCGTTCGAAGTGCCGATGACGATCGACCTCGCCGATCTGGAGTCCGGCGGCCTGCAGCACCTCGCCGACCGCTTCGACGAGGAGCACCGCCGCCTGTTCACCTTCAACATGGACGCCGAGCACGAGCTGGTGAACTTGCGCGCGGTCGCGCTGGGCCGGGCGCTCGATCTACCCAGCCACGAGCTGCCGAAGGGCGACGGCAGCGCCGCCGCCGCCAAATTGCGCGACCACGAGGTGTGGATGGACGGGGCGGTCCAGGCGGCCGCGGTCTACGACCGCGCGCTGCTGCGCCAGGGCGACGTGATCCCCGGCCCGGCGGTGGTTACCGAGATGGATTCGACCACGCTGATCGAGACCCGCCACATCGGCACCGTCGATGCGTTCGGCAACATCATGATCACTCCGGTTTGA
- a CDS encoding class I SAM-dependent methyltransferase — protein MFQTPHAMLPSMNHDEAARADFCASLRKKFTTDLFPGTRTLYSKALLPAFEAKHGRKPKNAKEAAQLLQSSFYYRGMNAVGRAAQELVWDTVGESVERQLPELVERAKPKPGALGTVRSNPDLPIPRYIDAVDIHVMPGNFHTELGEDDVFAGALYDRGVHVFAFGGLGDQNEALGVAMAAWVRENYPDFKPHRILDVGCGPGFTTVPWKQAFPDAEVHGIDVGGPQVRYAHGRAESLGVGVHFSQQDGTATDFPDGHFDLVTSMLVTHECPVPVIKGLFKEAHRLLARGGITLHDGGTPAHDPFESHMTSWFGNNANEPFSAQFRMLDYKAALVEAGFAEESYFRGEREPVYLKGQLPPITLVGAVKD, from the coding sequence ATGTTCCAGACCCCTCACGCCATGCTCCCGTCGATGAACCACGACGAGGCCGCCCGCGCCGATTTCTGCGCGAGCCTGCGTAAGAAGTTCACCACGGACCTATTTCCCGGCACCCGCACGCTTTACAGCAAGGCGCTACTGCCCGCGTTCGAAGCCAAGCACGGCCGCAAGCCCAAGAACGCCAAGGAAGCTGCGCAACTGCTGCAATCCAGCTTCTACTATCGCGGCATGAACGCCGTCGGCCGAGCGGCGCAGGAACTGGTTTGGGATACCGTCGGCGAGAGCGTCGAGCGTCAGTTGCCCGAGCTGGTCGAGCGCGCCAAGCCCAAGCCCGGCGCGCTGGGCACGGTGCGGTCCAATCCGGACTTGCCGATCCCGCGCTATATCGACGCGGTCGACATTCACGTGATGCCGGGCAATTTCCATACCGAACTTGGCGAGGACGACGTCTTCGCGGGGGCACTCTACGACCGCGGGGTGCACGTGTTCGCGTTCGGCGGACTCGGCGACCAGAACGAAGCGCTTGGCGTCGCGATGGCGGCCTGGGTGCGCGAGAACTACCCCGATTTCAAACCCCACCGCATTCTCGACGTCGGCTGTGGCCCGGGCTTTACCACGGTGCCGTGGAAGCAGGCGTTTCCCGATGCCGAAGTCCACGGCATCGACGTGGGCGGCCCGCAAGTACGCTACGCCCACGGTCGCGCCGAGAGCCTGGGCGTCGGGGTTCATTTCAGTCAGCAGGATGGGACCGCGACGGACTTCCCCGACGGCCATTTCGATCTGGTGACGTCGATGCTGGTGACCCATGAGTGCCCGGTCCCAGTGATCAAGGGTCTGTTCAAGGAGGCCCACCGCCTACTTGCGCGCGGGGGCATAACGTTGCACGATGGTGGCACCCCTGCGCACGACCCCTTCGAAAGCCATATGACCAGTTGGTTCGGCAACAATGCCAATGAGCCGTTCTCGGCCCAGTTTCGGATGCTCGATTACAAGGCGGCGCTGGTCGAGGCCGGGTTCGCCGAGGAAAGCTATTTCCGCGGCGAGCGCGAGCCGGTGTATCTCAAGGGACAACTGCCGCCGATTACGTTGGTCGGCGCTGTAAAGGACTGA
- a CDS encoding heme-binding protein gives MSVKLGTAQEIARVAFAEGEKQGLMVMSVVVTDPGGHVRLAMRSDAQGIFGVDTALGKARTALGFNRSSWLLSKTFVDPCGVASLNGATGGAFLPLGGGVVIQHDGVTVGAAAISGGMPEVDDTLIRQAVEAAGLTALP, from the coding sequence ATGAGCGTGAAGCTTGGCACCGCGCAGGAAATCGCCCGCGTGGCGTTTGCCGAGGGTGAGAAGCAGGGGTTGATGGTGATGAGCGTGGTCGTCACCGACCCCGGCGGTCATGTCCGCCTCGCGATGCGCAGCGATGCGCAGGGCATCTTCGGGGTCGACACCGCGCTGGGCAAGGCGCGCACCGCGCTGGGCTTCAACCGCAGTTCGTGGCTGTTGAGCAAGACATTCGTAGATCCCTGCGGGGTCGCCTCGCTGAACGGCGCGACCGGCGGCGCGTTCTTGCCGTTGGGCGGCGGCGTGGTTATCCAACACGATGGCGTGACCGTCGGTGCCGCGGCGATATCCGGCGGAATGCCCGAAGTCGACGACACGCTTATCCGCCAAGCGGTCGAAGCTGCCGGCCTTACTGCCCTGCCCTGA
- a CDS encoding alpha/beta hydrolase: protein MGWRLAQQGYTVIAPSLRIGGAAGFESSSIAEVAEDLGHWMDWAEKMGLKRVVLGGHSNGGVWLSNYLSLTHDPRVVGTIYYAPTRDSPTYAARQQSPASYAADVAFAKKSVKAGRGMEDTIGLLTTHAFIDNNAPGARTMHTQRVREFVLPGFMITGAKDPLMDEAFVAAFAKAYRGPLAQVRYADGTHGLRENKDRVASDTAHWLAQTFP from the coding sequence ATGGGCTGGCGGCTGGCCCAGCAGGGCTACACGGTGATCGCGCCGAGCCTGCGGATCGGCGGCGCGGCGGGGTTCGAGAGTTCGTCAATCGCCGAAGTGGCCGAAGATCTTGGCCACTGGATGGATTGGGCCGAGAAGATGGGGCTCAAGCGGGTGGTGCTCGGCGGCCATTCCAATGGCGGTGTCTGGCTGTCGAACTACCTCTCGCTGACCCACGACCCGCGCGTGGTGGGCACGATCTACTACGCTCCCACCCGCGACAGCCCGACGTATGCCGCGCGGCAGCAGTCGCCGGCCTCCTATGCCGCGGATGTCGCCTTCGCCAAAAAGTCGGTCAAGGCCGGGCGCGGGATGGAGGACACGATCGGGCTGCTCACCACCCACGCCTTCATCGACAACAACGCTCCTGGTGCGCGTACGATGCACACGCAGCGGGTGCGCGAGTTCGTCCTGCCTGGCTTCATGATCACCGGCGCGAAGGACCCGCTGATGGACGAGGCGTTCGTCGCCGCTTTCGCAAAGGCCTACCGTGGCCCGCTGGCGCAAGTGCGCTATGCCGATGGCACCCACGGCCTGCGCGAGAACAAGGACCGCGTGGCTAGCGATACCGCGCATTGGCTTGCGCAGACCTTTCCCTGA
- a CDS encoding S9 family peptidase: MKNLLLRCLALAAVLIAAPVSAQDIRMEVIQLTGDPPGHVREAPGGGRILAPGVLYTPAGGGNPHGPAIVMLDGGPGEHTLGHDQITRFAAERLAAQGYTVLSLYGYQERSFPLIPFADTIWPIDTALTWLENAGYEDFALAGQGYGALAAAQYLATHPDTLLDNGGQKRVRALILYNPLTNLRKYPRAMLDGGGYDAKVARAEASVASGRGLIPENLEPGQGEARRPTRGSPRDPTSPLPRPSSIIGAPRRRNATRRCWRTSRCRHLHLSIPALRRPRATSRPRVRWNSPLPTEAATVPTRPQRGSHNSWPGTISPPGPRSSPARSIRRPAVAASCRGCSTRQRLAQSLGARRSCCCSGARPTRCNPRPIGWAGGWPSRATR; the protein is encoded by the coding sequence ATGAAGAACTTGCTGCTGCGCTGCCTGGCGCTGGCCGCGGTGCTGATCGCGGCGCCGGTTTCGGCCCAGGACATTCGAATGGAGGTGATCCAGCTCACCGGTGATCCGCCGGGACACGTCCGCGAGGCCCCCGGCGGCGGACGCATTCTGGCGCCGGGCGTACTCTATACACCCGCCGGCGGGGGCAACCCGCACGGCCCGGCGATCGTCATGCTCGACGGCGGCCCGGGCGAGCACACGCTCGGCCACGATCAGATCACCCGCTTCGCCGCCGAACGGCTCGCGGCGCAGGGCTACACCGTGCTCAGCCTCTACGGCTATCAGGAGCGCAGCTTCCCGCTGATCCCGTTCGCCGACACGATCTGGCCGATCGATACCGCGCTGACCTGGCTGGAGAACGCCGGATACGAGGACTTCGCGCTCGCCGGACAGGGCTATGGCGCGCTGGCGGCGGCGCAGTACCTGGCCACGCACCCCGACACCTTGCTCGACAACGGCGGGCAAAAGCGGGTCCGCGCGCTGATCCTCTACAACCCGCTGACCAACTTGCGGAAGTATCCCCGCGCGATGCTCGATGGCGGCGGGTATGACGCCAAGGTCGCCCGCGCCGAAGCCTCGGTCGCCAGCGGCCGCGGGCTGATCCCCGAAAACCTCGAACCCGGCCAGGGGGAAGCGCGGCGACCGACCCGTGGGTCGCCGCGGGACCCTACGTCGCCCCTGCCCAGGCCTTCCTCGATTATTGGGGCCCCAAGGCGGCGGAACGCAACGCGGCGCTGCTGGCGAACATCGCGCTGCCGACACTTGCACTTGTCGATCCCAGCGTTGCGTCGACCTCGCGCGACTTCGCGACCAAGGGTCCGCTGGAATTCACCGCTGCCAACGGAAGCAGCGACGGTGCCGACGCGACCGCAGCGCGGATCGCACAATTCCTGGCCGGGCACGATCTCGCCCCCCGGCCCGCGGTCATCACCCGCGCGATCGATACGCCGACCGGCGGTGGCCGCGTCTTGCCGGGGGTGCTCTACACGCCAGCGGCTGGCGCAATCCCTGGGCGCCCGGCGATCATGCTGCTGTTCGGGCGCTCGACCGACGCGCTGCAATCCTCGACCCATTGGATGGGCTGGCGGCTGGCCCAGCAGGGCTACACGGTGA